CGCCAGCAAAAGTGTCTTCAGCACTGTCTTTTTCATGTTTATCTTTCCAGGACAAAAGTCGACTTTGAGCCCAAGGCATCCAAACAATCAAGGCACACTTACATTGATAGAATAGACCCATCTCTTAAGAGCCCGGCCCTTGATTTCAGTTACGAACAATTTTAAGGCGACGGTTGCTGCTTCGGGGAAAAGGGGAATTATTGCTCGGGGAACCTGCTTTTGCCACAACGGCTAGTCCAAATACTGTCTTAGCTCTGTTTCATCCCCAGGACTGGCAAGTACATAGACTTCGCCGCCACTGATCCAGCTGGCAGTCATTAATTTGTGCACACGGCTGAATTGGATTTTGCCCGGAAGTGGCAAATTCGGAAGGTTATCGCGATTGGCAACGAATAGAAACAAGTCCTTCTTGCCCAGGGTCTTCAAACATACCATGGAAACCTGCTTGCCGTGCCAATGCAGTATGGAGCAACCTTCACCTGGGAGTTTCTCCATCGTTTTTGTCAGTGCGTAATCCGCATTCGCATGGTTGTTACGCAGGTATTCACGAATTTCCGTGAGGTTGGTGCTCAACATGGACATGTTGTAGCCTCTTTGCGCTGTGCGTGCCATTTTGTCTCGGAAACCAGGAAAAGTGTTCTGGTATTTCGGAACCAGCAATGTCCAACAAATCCCAATCGCCATTGCGATGGCTGCCATTGCCAGCAAAATGAGAGGTGGGTTCCTGAAAGGAAGGATGCGCGAGGCTTTGGGAGCATTCAGCAGAATATCCCGTTTCAGGTTGGCTGGCACCGGAATCTCCTTCAGCTTTCCTTGAACTGCCTGGTAAACCGCGCAATGTTGTTCAAACCATTGCTCCAACTCGGGATCTCTCCGAACCAGTTCCAACGCTTCAGCCACTTTAGGATCCGTTGCATCCGTGCTGCCTGGACGGTAAAGTCTTAATATTTCCCTGGCCTCAGCGCTCTCCATGTGCCTCCTTTCCTGCCGCTTTTCCAGAAGCATGCACCTCTGAGATCAGCTGCTGCAGTTGATTCATGCCTCGGGAGATACGGGATTGAACCGTCCCGAGTGGCACATCGAGAATCTCAGCAATCTCCTTGTACGAACAATCTTCCATGTAAAACAAAGATAATGGCGCGTGATAAGGCTCAGCTACCTGTGCCAGCAATTCAACTACTCTGGCCGAATCAATCGCGTTCACCATCGCCGGAGAAATGCTCGGTAACTCATGATCCATTTCACCCAGCTCATAATGCGGAAAACGCACAACTTTCCGCCTCATATTCAAAAACTCCCGATGCAACGTCGTGAACAGCCAGGTTTTGACTTTGCTTGCATCTCGCAGCTGGTGCCCTTTTTTTGCCCATATGTAAAATGTCTGCTGTGTAAGATCACACGCGTCCGCTTCTGTCCGTGTGAGACTGAAAGCGAATTGATAGAGTGACCCATAATAAAGAGTCACCAGGCTCTCAAAGTCCATTACCTCAGACATACTGTCATCGCAGGTATGAGTTTTAGAGGACGGCTTTGTTCCAACAAAAACACTGGGGAACCGATCATTTCGGAAAGAGTGCCCTAAGTGTAGAGGAGAGACGAGATTAAAAATATGCGTGGAACAAGACCGCTTTCTTATTCCTCTTAAACTGGAAACGAATTGCCAATCACAATTTTGTTCTGGATGGATTGAGAAGGGAACTCTAATGAAAACCCGGTTGCCAGTAAAACGAATCTCCATAGCATTCGGCCTCACCGAGAAGTTCAATGTGGCACTAAATGCCCATGCATTTGGATTTCGTAAACCCTTGGCTCCTGCTATATTAGATCATAATCTTCATTCCTGTCACGTGCGACAGATTTCTCTTCGAAGGCATCGCAATTCAAGTGGGCCCTTCTCGATCTAAAAGCTCTCCGGTTGTTTCGAGCCAGATTTGGGGTTAAGTCTCACTACTCACCCTCAGAAACACTGCTTTACTTTCTAAAAGCAAGGTTGTAATGTGCATCCCACTCAGCGGCGACAACTAATGGTAATCCAATGCAACTAGTTTGCACCATCAAGTCAAACGCATTCAAGGCGAACCAAGTCCAAAGCCATTCTCGGTCACGGACGGGGTTCACGCTCATGGAGCTTTTGATTGTGGTTGCCGTCATCGGGATTCTGGCCGCGATGCTTTTACCCGCTCTCTCCCGCTCCAAGTCACGTGCTCAGGCCATCTTTTGCCTGAGCAATAACAAACAGTTGTC
Above is a genomic segment from Pedosphaera parvula Ellin514 containing:
- a CDS encoding RNA polymerase sigma factor — translated: MEIRFTGNRVFIRVPFSIHPEQNCDWQFVSSLRGIRKRSCSTHIFNLVSPLHLGHSFRNDRFPSVFVGTKPSSKTHTCDDSMSEVMDFESLVTLYYGSLYQFAFSLTRTEADACDLTQQTFYIWAKKGHQLRDASKVKTWLFTTLHREFLNMRRKVVRFPHYELGEMDHELPSISPAMVNAIDSARVVELLAQVAEPYHAPLSLFYMEDCSYKEIAEILDVPLGTVQSRISRGMNQLQQLISEVHASGKAAGKEAHGER